In Daphnia magna isolate NIES linkage group LG6, ASM2063170v1.1, whole genome shotgun sequence, the following are encoded in one genomic region:
- the LOC116925803 gene encoding receptor-type tyrosine-protein phosphatase R, translating to MEPEITQSQLSLYQSYIGHDTANSLTATNPDQQFTGPKESSASMIDPNNEPQALFTQESLHEDYGLDQLISTLIENHIWLIGLLTGIIIILVVLSCSLRSNYFQENYFFTRAKEWVHLPLLQQSGQDSLPTAEAGTNHNNVTSAEPEPNLVSTPAQHAVLCSWVSETSPDEQHTKMKSSWAETEQNNQQNFAADMSALLLTETKSEELEPIAHPTTPIPCDASLESLRNSFKSQKNHFVFNADIFLTKSESLDEARSHPREKCFKANRSVDELLPRQDEQLADSSPSEQQHMSTSSIPCTPQKCRKLQERRGSNHSLTIAVNKPVETNILPTVVTPRECSAAQFLLTAGNCMDRRQLQSCLKDVKSLHAEFWSIPNNAAELSEQVSGCSVKNRYRYVLPNPQSRVKLPVTTNSSDLASGYINANYIRAENGDARAYIATQGPLDNTINDFWLMVWAERAPAIVMITKLVESGKTKCEPYLPADGETCRYGDVIVTLDSVEEASGCTVRQLSLKRDGEEEIHHLTHYWYSDWPDHKTPDNPRTLVDLAVTIESMRRGRSCLLLSSPLSSPPTESGPIVVHCSAGVGRTGCFIAICQGLSQLLAEGKVDILGIVCSLRCDRGGMVQTAEQYEFIHRALCLFEKSTLSDYAGD from the exons ATGGAACCTGAAATCACACAAAGCCAACTGAGCTTGTACCAATCATACATTGGTCATGACACTGCCAACTCGTTAACTGCCACAAACCCCGACCAACAATTCACCGGTCCAAAAGAGTCATCTGCTTCCATGATAGACCCAAACAATGAACCTCAAGCCCTCTTCACCCAAGAAAGTTTACACGAAGACTATGGGCTCGACCAACTTATTTCTACACTCATTGAGAATCACATCTGGTTGATTGGGCTTTTAACTGGGATTATCATCATCCTTGTAGTGCTCAGCTGCTCTCTACGGAGCAACTACTTTCAGGAAAATTACTTCTTTACCAGAGCCAAAGAATGGGTACATCTCCCTTTGCTGCAGCAGTCAGGTCAAGACTCGTTGCCTACAGCAGAGGCTGGAACCAACCACAATAATGTTACTAGTGCTGAACCTGAACCCAACTTGGTTTCTACCCCTGCTCAACATGCTGTTCTGTGCTCCTGGGTTTCGGAAACGAGCCCAGATGAACAACACACTAAAATGAAGTCATCTTGGGCCGAAACTGAACAGAATAACCAGCAGAACTTCGCAGCAGACATGTCGGCGTTACTATTGACAGAAACGAAATCGGAAGAATTGGAGCCGATAGCCCATCCTACGACCCCCATCCCATGTGATGCAAGCTTGGAATCGCTCAGAAACAGTTTCAAGTCccaaaaaaatcattttgttttcaatgccGACATCTTCCTGACCAAGTCGGAAAGTTTAGACGAAGCTCGATCTCATCCGCGGGAAAAGTGTTTCAAAGCCAATCGAAGTGTAGATGAGCTACTTCCACGACAAGACGAGCAGCTGGCCGATTCATCTCCTTCAGAGCAACAACATATGAGCACGTCCAGTATTCCATGCACTCCGCAAAAGTGTCGTAAACTGCAAGAAAGGCGAGGCTCAAACCATTCTTTGACCATCGCCGTCAACAAGCCAGTCGAAACGAATATTTTACCTACTGTCGTCACACCGAGAGAATG CTCTGCAGCGCAATTTCTTTTGACGGCAGGTAATTGCATGGATCGTCGGCAACTTCAGTCTTGTCTGAAAGACGTCAAGAGTCTACATGCTGAATTCTGGTCCATTCCCAACAATGCAGCTGAACTTTCCGAACAGGTGTCTGGCTGCTCGGTGAAAAACCGCTACCGTTATGTATTACCCAATCCTCAAAGTCGTGTCAAGCTTCCCGTAACGACGAATTCATCTGATCTCGCTAGCGGTTATATCAATGCCAACTACATCAGG GCTGAAAATGGAGACGCACGCGCTTACATAGCGACTCAGGGACCATTAGACAACACTATCAACGACTTTTGGTTGATGGTGTGGGCGGAACGGGCGCCAGCCATCGTCATGATTACAAAGTTGGTGGAATCGGGAAAAACCAAATGCGAGCCATATCTTCCAGCAGATGGCGAAACGTGTCGCTATGGTGATGTTATCGTTACCCTTGACTCTGTCGAGGAAGCCTCCGGATGCACTGTACGCCAGCTGTCGCTGAAG CGTGATGGTGAAGAAGAGATTCATCACCTCACTCACTATTGGTACTCAGACTGGCCCGATCACAAAACACCTGATAATCCACGAACGCTAGTCGATTTGGCTGTAACTATTGAATCGATGCGACGTGGAAGGAGCTGTCTCCTTTTGTCGTCTCCACTTTCTTCGCCACCCACCGA ATCGGGACCTATCGTCGTACATTGCAGCGCTGGAGTGGGCCGCACCGGCTGTTTCATTGCCATTTGCCAAGGTCTAAGTCAACTCTTAGCCGAAGGCAAAGTCGACATCCTTGGGATTGTTTGCTCTCTGCGCTGTGACAG GGGAGGAATGGTTCAAACGGCGGAGCAGTACGAGTTTATTCACCGCGCCCTGTGCTTGTTCGAGAAGAGCACTCTCTCCGATTACGCTGGCGACTAA